Proteins encoded within one genomic window of Kibdelosporangium phytohabitans:
- a CDS encoding DUF309 domain-containing protein: MGRDRDPDGRARNARPRDGLGRPLPYGTEGVERQPEGISRTPEQTLVEAQQLLDEGKPFHAHEVFEDAWKAADGPERALWRGLAQIAVGMTHAARGNETGAEALIERGVNNIWPYEVDPPYGIDITGLLRWAANPSGVPRLRAPAA, from the coding sequence ATGGGTCGAGACAGGGATCCGGATGGACGGGCACGCAACGCCAGGCCGCGGGACGGATTGGGACGTCCGTTGCCGTACGGGACCGAGGGTGTCGAGCGGCAGCCGGAGGGCATCAGCCGCACGCCAGAGCAGACGCTCGTCGAGGCACAACAACTGCTTGACGAGGGAAAGCCCTTTCACGCACACGAGGTGTTCGAGGACGCGTGGAAAGCCGCGGATGGGCCTGAGCGGGCGTTGTGGCGCGGCTTGGCGCAGATCGCGGTGGGAATGACGCATGCCGCGCGCGGTAACGAGACCGGCGCCGAGGCGTTGATTGAACGCGGCGTGAACAATATCTGGCCATATGAGGTCGATCCGCCTTACGGCATTGACATCACCGGATTGCTGCGTTGGGCAGCGAATCCCAGTGGTGTGCCGAGGTTGCGGGCGCCTGCCGCATAG
- a CDS encoding DUF3558 family protein, which translates to MTVLLALTAGCSDSGATPHPPVTSGAQSMPPVPRSLDAAKYADNLCGLLEKGDLAELGFKGEPSLKPTGPDFSVPSCKAVGGPADGSLDLSLKGDLESLRAAYEDTSGKYGFRHAVELRAFPGVVRSQAVDYPGSCDVLVAIGKQQMLALTSLPGDSRGGAIAICGRLLTLAETLLRKLGA; encoded by the coding sequence ATGACGGTCCTGCTGGCGTTGACGGCAGGCTGTAGCGATTCGGGCGCCACACCCCACCCGCCGGTGACGTCGGGAGCCCAGTCGATGCCGCCTGTGCCCAGGTCATTGGACGCCGCCAAGTACGCGGACAACCTCTGTGGCCTGCTTGAGAAAGGGGACCTCGCCGAGTTGGGGTTCAAGGGTGAGCCGAGCCTGAAACCCACTGGCCCTGACTTCTCGGTTCCGTCATGCAAGGCGGTCGGCGGACCGGCCGACGGGAGCCTCGACCTGAGCCTGAAGGGGGACCTCGAATCGCTGCGAGCGGCCTACGAGGACACGTCTGGGAAATACGGCTTCCGGCACGCCGTGGAGCTTCGGGCTTTCCCCGGGGTCGTCCGAAGCCAGGCGGTCGACTATCCCGGTTCCTGCGATGTTCTCGTAGCTATTGGCAAACAACAGATGCTCGCGCTGACCTCTCTGCCCGGTGACTCCCGCGGCGGCGCGATCGCCATCTGTGGCAGGCTTCTGACCCTCGCCGAGACGCTGCTGAGAAAGCTCGGGGCCTGA
- a CDS encoding OsmC family protein — MSLTDVIEATRAAASVDPKNVAVQFSVSHELVAGTATVVEVQARDHQFTVDEPGALGGTDKAANPVEYALASLGSCQVITYQFWAAKLGIPLDAVKVTVSGDLDLHGFFGFDEAVRPGFTGVQVRVELSGPADPAKYEELKQQVDEHCPVLDLFRNPTPTSTTLA, encoded by the coding sequence ATGTCCCTGACCGACGTCATCGAGGCGACGCGTGCGGCAGCCAGTGTCGACCCCAAGAACGTCGCCGTGCAGTTCAGCGTCAGCCACGAGCTTGTCGCGGGAACGGCCACCGTCGTCGAGGTCCAGGCTCGCGACCACCAGTTCACTGTGGACGAACCCGGTGCGCTCGGCGGCACCGACAAGGCGGCCAACCCGGTCGAGTACGCGCTCGCCTCGCTCGGCTCATGCCAGGTGATCACCTACCAGTTCTGGGCCGCCAAGCTCGGCATCCCGCTGGACGCCGTGAAGGTCACCGTTTCCGGCGACCTCGACCTGCACGGCTTCTTCGGCTTCGACGAGGCCGTGCGCCCCGGCTTCACCGGCGTCCAGGTGCGGGTCGAGCTCTCCGGCCCCGCCGACCCGGCGAAGTACGAGGAGCTCAAGCAGCAGGTCGACGAGCACTGCCCGGTGCTCGACCTGTTCCGCAACCCCACGCCCACCTCGACCACACTCGCCTGA
- a CDS encoding Gfo/Idh/MocA family oxidoreductase produces the protein MSLRVGLIGYGTAGAVFHAPLITTTPGLTLRSVVTSREVPDGVRRLDRPDQLWEDHDLVVIASPNRTHVPLATAAVEAGLPVVVDKPFAPTVTEARALTDLAATRGVPLTVFQNRRWDGDFLTVKDLVRSGALGDVNRFESHFDRWRPAPKQGWRELPGRDEAGGVLFDLGAHLIDQALHLFGPVRSVYSEVRKLRAGVQVDDDFFLALRHENGVVSHLASSTLAAQPGPRFRVTGSASAYTKHGLDVQEAALKAGQGPGSPGWGEEPEQAWGLLGAAGETTPVRTKPGAYQYFYAAMVSVLRDGAPVPVAPESAIAALEIIETALASG, from the coding sequence ATGAGCTTGCGCGTCGGATTGATCGGGTACGGCACGGCTGGCGCGGTGTTCCACGCGCCGCTGATCACCACGACCCCCGGGCTGACCTTGCGATCGGTGGTGACCTCCCGCGAAGTACCGGACGGGGTGCGCAGGCTCGACCGGCCCGACCAGCTGTGGGAGGACCACGACCTGGTCGTGATCGCGTCCCCCAACCGGACGCACGTGCCGCTGGCGACCGCGGCGGTCGAGGCCGGGCTGCCGGTGGTGGTCGACAAGCCGTTCGCGCCGACCGTCACCGAGGCCCGAGCGTTGACCGACCTCGCCGCGACCCGTGGCGTACCGCTCACGGTGTTCCAGAACCGCCGTTGGGACGGCGACTTCCTGACCGTGAAGGACCTGGTCCGGTCCGGGGCGCTCGGCGACGTGAACCGGTTCGAGTCGCACTTCGACCGCTGGCGGCCGGCACCGAAGCAGGGCTGGCGCGAGCTGCCGGGCCGCGACGAAGCCGGTGGCGTCCTCTTCGACCTCGGTGCGCATCTGATCGACCAGGCACTGCACCTGTTCGGCCCGGTGCGGTCGGTGTACTCGGAAGTGCGCAAGCTCCGCGCCGGAGTGCAGGTCGACGACGATTTCTTCCTCGCACTGCGGCACGAGAACGGCGTGGTGTCCCACCTGGCCTCCAGCACCCTCGCCGCGCAGCCAGGGCCGCGTTTCCGCGTCACGGGCTCGGCGTCGGCGTACACGAAACACGGCTTGGACGTGCAGGAAGCAGCGCTGAAGGCAGGCCAGGGGCCAGGATCCCCCGGCTGGGGCGAGGAGCCCGAGCAGGCATGGGGACTGCTGGGCGCGGCAGGCGAAACGACGCCGGTACGCACCAAGCCCGGTGCGTACCAGTACTTCTACGCCGCGATGGTGTCGGTGCTGCGCGACGGCGCCCCGGTGCCGGTGGCGCCGGAATCCGCCATCGCCGCACTGGAAATCATCGAAACCGCGCTGGCGTCGGGCTGA
- a CDS encoding acyl-CoA dehydrogenase family protein, translating into MRMLTAEQREFADEVKALAADWLVPLAEAGTPGSVNRELVKALGELGLLAQLFPGVDAGKPSRDAAALDLCLLREALATQSTQAETALALQGLGTYPILQSGQDSQVERWVPAVAAGEAVAAFALTEPEAGSDAAALRLAATRDGGGWRLSGEKIWISNAPEADFYTVFARTSDAGARGVSAFVVPADRPGLSGEHLDMVSPHPIGRLTFDGVAVHSEELLGEENKGFRVAMRTLDLFRPSVGAFAVGMAQSALDAAVSHADSRIAFGGPLREQQTVAHTLAEMATRTEAARLLVYSAAQAYDAGETSIAGRSAMAKLLATETAQYVVDAAVQIHGARALQRGHLLEHLYREVRAPRIYEGASEIQRTIIARELYRSN; encoded by the coding sequence ATGAGGATGCTGACCGCCGAGCAACGCGAGTTCGCCGACGAGGTCAAGGCACTGGCAGCGGACTGGCTCGTCCCCCTCGCCGAAGCGGGAACACCGGGATCGGTGAACCGCGAACTGGTCAAGGCCCTCGGCGAACTGGGCCTGCTCGCCCAGCTGTTCCCCGGGGTGGACGCGGGCAAACCGTCCCGTGACGCAGCGGCGCTGGACCTGTGCCTGCTACGCGAAGCCCTGGCCACCCAGAGCACGCAAGCAGAGACAGCGCTGGCATTGCAGGGCCTGGGCACGTACCCGATCCTGCAGTCCGGGCAGGACAGTCAGGTCGAACGCTGGGTGCCCGCGGTCGCGGCGGGCGAGGCGGTCGCGGCATTCGCCCTGACAGAACCGGAAGCGGGGTCGGACGCAGCGGCGTTGCGACTGGCAGCGACCCGCGACGGCGGAGGCTGGCGCCTGTCCGGCGAGAAGATCTGGATCTCCAACGCGCCGGAAGCGGACTTCTACACGGTGTTCGCCCGGACATCGGACGCGGGAGCACGCGGCGTCAGCGCGTTCGTCGTACCGGCGGATCGCCCGGGACTCAGCGGTGAGCACCTGGACATGGTCAGCCCGCACCCGATCGGCCGTCTGACGTTCGACGGCGTGGCGGTGCACAGTGAAGAACTCCTCGGCGAGGAGAACAAGGGCTTCCGCGTCGCGATGCGCACCCTGGACCTGTTCAGGCCGAGCGTGGGCGCGTTCGCGGTGGGGATGGCCCAGTCAGCGCTCGACGCGGCAGTGTCACACGCCGACAGCCGTATCGCCTTCGGCGGCCCGCTGCGTGAACAGCAAACAGTCGCGCACACCTTGGCCGAGATGGCGACGCGCACGGAAGCCGCCCGGTTGCTCGTGTACTCAGCCGCACAGGCGTACGACGCTGGCGAGACAAGCATCGCGGGGCGTTCGGCCATGGCCAAACTCCTCGCCACCGAAACCGCCCAGTACGTGGTTGACGCGGCCGTCCAGATCCACGGTGCACGGGCTCTGCAACGCGGCCACTTGCTGGAGCACCTCTACCGCGAGGTGCGCGCACCTCGAATCTACGAGGGTGCTTCGGAAATCCAGCGCACGATCATCGCCCGGGAGCTGTACCGCTCGAACTGA
- a CDS encoding bifunctional salicylyl-CoA 5-hydroxylase/oxidoreductase → MRIAVAGGGPGGLYFAALAKALDPGHEITVWERNAPDDTFGFGVVFSDETLGGIEHADTAVFAAMSEEFARWDDIDVHFRGTTFTSGGHGFAAMSRRRLLGILQQRCLDLGVTIHFRTEVPGDLTGHDLVVAADGANSATRARHAATFKPTVETRRCKYIWLGTDLVFDAFKFHILDTPAGIMQVHGYPYSRDASTFILEMHDDVWERAGFEAAQGLKPGENDEASLAKIRALCADVLDGHSIAGNNSKWTNFATVRCATWQHENVVLIGDAAHTAHFSIGSGTKLAMEDALALAACLHEQPGVAAALAAYEEERRPVVTSTQRAAQASLEWFENIGQYADQEPHQFAFNIVTRSRRVTYDNLRLRDPEFVADLDTWFARDFDAVRPPMFQPFRIGELALANRIVVSPMDMYSAVDGVPGDFHLVHLGSKALGGAGLVMTEMVCVSDTGRITPGCTGMYRPEHEESWKRVVDFVHARSAAKIGIQLGHSGRKGSTKLMWEGIDQPLPEGNWEVCGPSAIPYAPASQTPRELTPHEMAEIKAQFVASARSAARAGFDLLELHCAHGYLLSSFLSPLTNQRTDSYGGSLENRLRYPLEVFDAIREAWPGAMTVRISATDWCEGGIDSDEAVAIARAFAEHGVDGVDVSTGQVVSTERPAYGRSYQTPYADRIRNEVGQKYGVAVIAVGAISSYDDVNSIILAGRADLCALGRTHLYDPHWTLHAAADQEYTGVAWPKPFAAGSRKPRAGRTEDPKPRLNLIRSGEPGTAHARWRG, encoded by the coding sequence GTGCGAATCGCGGTAGCGGGCGGCGGCCCTGGCGGGCTCTACTTCGCCGCGTTGGCCAAGGCCCTCGACCCGGGCCACGAGATCACGGTGTGGGAGCGCAACGCCCCGGACGACACGTTCGGCTTCGGCGTGGTGTTCTCCGACGAGACGCTCGGCGGCATCGAGCACGCCGACACAGCGGTCTTCGCCGCGATGAGCGAGGAGTTCGCGCGGTGGGACGACATCGACGTGCACTTCCGCGGCACCACCTTCACCTCGGGCGGGCACGGCTTCGCCGCGATGAGCAGGCGCCGCCTGCTCGGCATCCTCCAGCAGCGGTGCCTGGACCTCGGCGTGACGATCCACTTCCGGACCGAGGTGCCCGGCGACCTGACCGGCCACGACCTCGTCGTCGCCGCGGACGGCGCCAACTCCGCGACCCGCGCCCGGCATGCCGCGACTTTCAAGCCGACCGTGGAAACGCGGCGCTGCAAGTACATCTGGCTCGGCACGGACCTGGTCTTCGACGCGTTCAAGTTCCACATCCTGGACACGCCCGCCGGGATCATGCAGGTGCACGGCTACCCCTACAGCCGCGACGCGAGCACGTTCATCCTCGAAATGCACGACGACGTGTGGGAACGCGCCGGTTTCGAGGCGGCACAAGGCCTCAAACCGGGTGAGAACGACGAGGCCTCGCTGGCGAAGATCCGCGCGTTGTGCGCCGACGTCCTGGATGGACACTCGATCGCAGGCAACAACTCGAAGTGGACGAACTTCGCCACCGTCCGGTGCGCGACCTGGCAGCACGAGAACGTCGTCCTGATCGGCGACGCGGCCCACACCGCGCACTTCTCCATCGGCTCGGGCACCAAGCTCGCCATGGAGGACGCGCTCGCGTTGGCCGCCTGCCTGCACGAGCAGCCCGGCGTGGCCGCGGCGCTGGCGGCCTACGAGGAGGAACGGCGGCCGGTCGTCACCTCGACGCAGCGCGCCGCGCAGGCCAGCCTCGAGTGGTTCGAGAACATCGGGCAGTACGCCGACCAGGAGCCGCACCAGTTCGCGTTCAACATCGTCACCCGCAGCCGCCGCGTCACCTACGACAACCTCCGGCTGCGCGACCCGGAGTTCGTCGCGGACCTGGACACGTGGTTCGCCCGCGACTTCGACGCGGTCCGTCCGCCGATGTTCCAGCCGTTCCGGATCGGCGAGCTGGCACTGGCCAACCGGATTGTCGTGTCCCCCATGGACATGTACAGCGCGGTCGACGGCGTGCCCGGCGATTTCCACCTGGTCCACCTCGGCAGCAAGGCGCTCGGCGGCGCCGGGCTCGTGATGACCGAGATGGTGTGCGTGTCGGACACCGGCCGGATCACCCCTGGCTGCACCGGCATGTACCGGCCCGAGCACGAGGAGTCGTGGAAACGGGTCGTGGACTTCGTGCACGCCCGGTCGGCCGCGAAGATCGGCATCCAGCTCGGCCACTCCGGCCGCAAGGGCTCGACGAAGCTGATGTGGGAAGGCATCGACCAGCCGTTGCCGGAGGGCAACTGGGAGGTCTGCGGCCCGTCGGCGATCCCCTACGCGCCAGCCAGCCAGACCCCGCGCGAGCTGACCCCGCACGAGATGGCGGAGATCAAGGCACAGTTCGTGGCCTCGGCGCGATCGGCCGCCCGCGCCGGGTTCGACCTGCTGGAACTGCACTGCGCACACGGCTACCTGCTGTCGTCGTTCCTGTCGCCGTTGACCAACCAGCGCACGGACTCCTACGGCGGGTCGCTGGAGAACCGCCTGCGCTACCCGCTGGAAGTGTTCGACGCGATCCGCGAAGCCTGGCCCGGCGCCATGACGGTGCGCATCTCGGCCACCGACTGGTGCGAAGGCGGAATCGACTCCGACGAGGCCGTGGCGATCGCACGCGCGTTCGCCGAGCACGGCGTGGACGGGGTGGACGTGTCGACCGGTCAGGTGGTGAGCACGGAGAGGCCCGCGTACGGCCGCAGCTACCAGACCCCGTACGCCGACCGGATCCGCAACGAGGTCGGGCAGAAGTACGGTGTCGCCGTGATCGCGGTCGGCGCGATCTCCTCGTACGACGACGTGAACTCGATCATCCTGGCGGGCAGGGCGGACCTGTGCGCACTGGGCCGCACCCACCTCTACGATCCACACTGGACACTGCACGCGGCGGCGGACCAGGAGTACACCGGCGTCGCGTGGCCGAAACCGTTCGCCGCGGGCAGCCGGAAACCACGCGCGGGCCGCACCGAGGACCCGAAACCCCGCCTGAACCTGATCCGTTCCGGCGAACCCGGCACAGCGCACGCGCGTTGGAGGGGATGA
- a CDS encoding SDR family NAD(P)-dependent oxidoreductase — protein MTTGSTTIRNCLVTGASRGMGSVIAGRLSAAGHRVALTARGAEQLADVAGKLPGPSLCLPADATDPAAVRTVFSTVEQTWGPVEVLVLNAGAAVSKPIAKLTDDEWLGQLDLNLTAPFRAMRRAIPAMTERGWGRIIVIASTAGRVGEPNVAAYTASKHGVIGLVRAAAAELARTGVTVNAVCPGYVDTPMTDGWVERISDRTGKPPQHIRAALERKQPINRLITAAEVADVVDLCVASAAITGQAINVDGGAVQS, from the coding sequence GTGACGACTGGCTCTACAACCATCAGGAACTGCCTGGTCACGGGCGCCAGCCGGGGGATGGGGAGCGTGATCGCGGGCAGGCTGTCGGCCGCCGGGCACCGCGTCGCACTCACCGCCCGCGGCGCGGAACAGCTCGCTGACGTGGCCGGGAAGCTGCCGGGGCCGTCGCTGTGCCTGCCGGCCGACGCGACCGATCCCGCCGCCGTGCGGACCGTGTTCTCGACGGTGGAGCAGACGTGGGGGCCGGTGGAAGTCCTCGTTCTCAACGCGGGCGCGGCGGTGTCCAAGCCGATCGCGAAACTCACCGACGACGAATGGCTCGGCCAGCTCGACCTCAACCTCACCGCGCCCTTCCGCGCGATGCGCCGCGCGATCCCGGCGATGACCGAGCGCGGATGGGGCCGCATCATCGTGATCGCCTCGACCGCCGGACGAGTCGGTGAACCCAACGTCGCCGCGTACACCGCGAGCAAACACGGGGTGATCGGCCTGGTCCGGGCCGCGGCCGCCGAACTGGCCAGGACCGGCGTGACGGTCAACGCGGTCTGCCCCGGCTACGTGGACACGCCGATGACCGACGGCTGGGTCGAACGCATCTCGGACCGCACCGGCAAGCCACCCCAGCACATCAGGGCCGCGCTCGAACGCAAGCAGCCGATCAACCGGCTGATCACCGCGGCCGAGGTGGCCGACGTGGTGGACCTCTGCGTGGCCAGCGCGGCCATCACCGGTCAGGCGATCAACGTGGACGGGGGAGCGGTGCAGTCATGA
- a CDS encoding RidA family protein, translating into MNDRINPPELGKPSGFCHAVAVDPAACERIVFLAGQTALDQDNKIAGDGVVEQFEQALGNLLTALRAAGGQPQDLVSVTIYIVDMDDYKANARKIGAVWRELAGTEYPAMAGIGVTRLWDAEALVEVQAFAAIPKKTS; encoded by the coding sequence ATGAACGACCGGATCAACCCGCCGGAGCTCGGCAAGCCATCCGGTTTCTGCCACGCCGTCGCGGTCGACCCCGCGGCGTGCGAGCGCATCGTGTTCCTCGCCGGGCAGACCGCGCTCGACCAGGACAACAAGATCGCCGGGGACGGCGTCGTCGAGCAGTTCGAGCAGGCGCTCGGCAACCTGCTGACCGCGTTGCGCGCGGCGGGCGGCCAGCCGCAGGACCTGGTCAGCGTCACGATCTACATCGTCGACATGGACGACTACAAAGCCAACGCCCGCAAGATCGGCGCGGTCTGGCGTGAGCTGGCAGGCACCGAATACCCGGCGATGGCCGGAATCGGCGTCACCAGGCTCTGGGACGCCGAAGCGCTCGTGGAAGTCCAGGCCTTCGCGGCAATCCCCAAGAAAACCTCGTGA
- a CDS encoding CHAT domain-containing protein, giving the protein MTRLDRVSALHRRGLNALNRGRPLLAVRAFRDGLRIAPDDVRLLNSLAAAEAALGNTGQGFLLLDRADALATPATKGLLLQQRGLLLVLVGRMDDALVCLDRAIGLLRDDPTVLARTLLNRAMLHQIAGRVRAALGDLERCERLGRDLGLDRLVAKAIHGRGSCQLLAGNIPAALRDFDQARRVYESHADGMLPVVAVERARALLAAGLHSDAATELDYALDRFPRTRMDQEHAEALLTRAQVALAADDLTTAKTWASRAETRFRRRGNETWAAVAAATKVRAEFGSGNRLGVVAARASALAARLAELGLDNDAEATGLVAARAYLARGRVDEARGHIRPRSGPRSLLETRLTRRLALAELSAVTGNSRAIFTHARAGLALLRDHRGRAGSLDLRTSTTSLGRELARAGLAAALANGSPPVVFGWLERSRAQAFRFQQVRPPDDDDTIEAVAELRQLAHQVRTAELAGTPDADARRRCAQLERAIRARGWHAEGTGEHSADATFSQVRAALGETTMVSYASGDGGLWALVITSARAQLVPLGSLATVSESLAKLHSDLDASCGRQLPAALDRVIKASIRRRLAALTDDLIRPIRPLLGDSAVVIIPTSALSAVPWGLLPDMAGRPVTVSPSASTWLAGRGAELARPSGCLLVAGPDLAHADDEVLRLAKIYGDGAVLLGADATVKSTLDALDGCTTAHFAAHGHHEWENVLFSRLDLSDGPLMAYDIHQLRSAPAHVVLSSCDVGQTVVRNGDEILGFTAALLYSGTKTVVSSVASVDDDAAVDVMAAYHRGLLRGLRPARALADATLIQPLMPFVCFGSS; this is encoded by the coding sequence GTGACACGGCTTGACCGGGTAAGCGCCCTGCACCGGCGTGGCCTCAACGCGCTCAACCGCGGCAGGCCGTTGCTCGCGGTGCGGGCGTTCCGCGACGGGCTGCGGATCGCCCCGGACGACGTGCGTCTGCTCAACAGCCTGGCCGCGGCCGAGGCGGCGCTCGGCAACACCGGGCAGGGTTTCCTGCTGCTCGACCGCGCCGACGCGTTGGCCACTCCGGCGACGAAAGGCCTGCTGCTGCAGCAACGCGGCCTGCTGCTGGTCCTGGTCGGCCGGATGGACGACGCACTGGTGTGCCTCGACCGGGCGATCGGGTTGCTGCGCGACGATCCGACCGTGCTCGCGCGCACGTTGCTCAACCGCGCCATGCTGCACCAGATCGCCGGCCGGGTCCGCGCGGCCCTCGGGGATCTGGAGCGGTGCGAGCGCCTCGGCCGGGATCTCGGGCTCGACCGGCTGGTGGCCAAGGCGATCCACGGCCGCGGCTCGTGCCAGCTGCTGGCCGGCAACATCCCCGCCGCGCTGCGTGACTTCGACCAGGCACGCCGGGTCTACGAATCGCACGCCGACGGGATGTTGCCGGTGGTCGCGGTGGAACGGGCGCGGGCCTTGCTGGCCGCGGGGCTGCACAGCGACGCGGCGACCGAGCTGGATTACGCGCTGGACCGGTTCCCCCGCACCCGGATGGACCAGGAGCACGCCGAAGCCCTGCTGACCAGGGCACAGGTCGCGCTCGCGGCGGACGACCTGACCACGGCCAAGACGTGGGCCAGCCGGGCGGAAACGCGGTTCCGGAGACGTGGCAACGAAACCTGGGCCGCGGTGGCCGCCGCGACCAAGGTCCGCGCGGAGTTCGGGAGCGGCAACCGGTTGGGTGTCGTCGCGGCCCGGGCGTCCGCACTCGCCGCGCGACTGGCCGAGCTGGGCCTGGACAACGACGCCGAGGCGACGGGGCTGGTGGCGGCGCGGGCGTATCTGGCGCGAGGCCGTGTCGACGAGGCACGCGGGCACATCCGGCCCCGCAGTGGCCCGAGGTCGTTGCTGGAGACGAGATTGACGCGCCGGTTGGCGTTGGCCGAGCTCAGCGCGGTGACGGGGAACAGCCGGGCGATCTTCACCCACGCGCGGGCGGGCCTGGCGCTGCTGCGCGACCACCGTGGTCGAGCGGGCAGTCTCGACCTGCGCACGAGTACGACGTCGCTGGGGCGCGAGCTGGCCCGTGCCGGTCTGGCCGCCGCGTTGGCCAACGGCTCGCCGCCGGTGGTTTTCGGCTGGCTGGAACGATCACGGGCGCAGGCGTTCCGGTTCCAGCAGGTGCGCCCGCCTGACGACGACGACACCATCGAGGCGGTCGCCGAACTGCGCCAGCTCGCCCACCAGGTCCGGACCGCGGAGCTGGCGGGCACCCCGGACGCCGACGCCCGCCGGCGCTGCGCCCAGCTGGAGCGCGCGATCAGAGCACGCGGCTGGCACGCCGAAGGCACCGGGGAGCATTCCGCCGACGCCACGTTCAGCCAAGTGCGTGCCGCGCTGGGTGAGACGACGATGGTGAGCTACGCGTCCGGCGACGGCGGCCTCTGGGCGCTGGTGATCACGTCGGCCAGGGCGCAGCTGGTCCCGTTGGGTTCGCTGGCAACGGTTTCCGAGTCGCTGGCCAAGTTGCACAGCGACTTGGACGCGTCCTGCGGACGGCAGCTGCCCGCCGCGCTGGACCGCGTGATCAAGGCGTCGATCCGGCGCAGGCTGGCGGCGCTGACCGACGACCTCATCCGGCCGATCCGGCCGTTGCTCGGCGACTCCGCGGTGGTGATCATCCCGACCAGCGCGTTGTCCGCTGTACCATGGGGTTTGCTGCCGGACATGGCCGGCCGCCCGGTCACGGTGTCGCCGAGCGCGTCGACGTGGCTGGCCGGGCGCGGCGCCGAACTGGCGCGGCCGTCGGGGTGCTTGCTCGTGGCCGGGCCGGATCTGGCGCACGCCGACGACGAAGTGCTGCGGCTGGCCAAGATCTACGGCGACGGAGCCGTCCTGCTCGGCGCGGACGCCACAGTCAAGTCCACATTGGACGCGCTGGACGGGTGCACCACGGCACACTTCGCGGCGCACGGCCACCATGAGTGGGAGAACGTGCTGTTCTCCCGGCTGGACCTGAGCGACGGGCCGTTGATGGCCTACGACATCCACCAGCTCCGGTCGGCGCCCGCGCACGTGGTGCTGTCGTCGTGTGACGTCGGGCAGACGGTGGTCCGCAACGGCGACGAGATCCTCGGTTTCACAGCGGCGTTGCTGTACAGCGGAACCAAGACGGTGGTGTCCAGTGTGGCCTCGGTCGACGACGACGCGGCGGTGGACGTGATGGCCGCGTACCACCGTGGCTTGTTGCGGGGACTCAGGCCCGCGCGTGCGCTGGCCGACGCGACGCTCATCCAGCCGCTGATGCCGTTCGTGTGCTTCGGCTCCTCGTGA
- a CDS encoding RNA polymerase sigma factor, whose amino-acid sequence MADLLEAARDGDHGSLAGLVDELTPLLWQVARAQGLDRDTSSDIVQTAWLKLLGALGQIRSPMALTSWLVTVTRREAWRVRNASRMELPAKDVLFAELPDLGPTPEERRVEAERTRQLWRAVSTLSDRCQRLLRIIAFTRRPDYDTVSAALGMPRGSIGPTRGRCLAKLRDALAGDFVEEGWS is encoded by the coding sequence ATGGCGGACCTGCTGGAAGCGGCGCGGGACGGCGACCACGGCAGCCTGGCCGGGCTGGTCGACGAACTGACCCCGTTGCTGTGGCAGGTCGCCCGCGCGCAGGGACTCGACCGGGACACCAGCAGCGACATCGTCCAGACGGCCTGGCTGAAGCTGCTCGGCGCGCTCGGCCAGATCCGCAGCCCGATGGCGCTGACCAGCTGGCTGGTGACCGTGACCCGGCGGGAGGCGTGGCGCGTGCGCAACGCCAGCCGGATGGAGCTGCCTGCCAAGGACGTGCTGTTCGCCGAACTGCCGGATCTCGGGCCGACTCCGGAGGAGCGCCGGGTCGAGGCCGAGCGCACCCGTCAGCTCTGGCGCGCGGTCAGCACGCTGTCCGACCGCTGCCAGCGGCTGCTGCGGATCATCGCGTTCACCCGCAGGCCCGACTACGACACGGTCAGCGCGGCGCTCGGCATGCCCCGCGGGAGCATCGGCCCCACACGGGGCCGGTGCCTGGCCAAGCTGCGGGACGCGCTGGCGGGCGATTTCGTCGAGGAGGGCTGGTCATGA